In a genomic window of Suricata suricatta isolate VVHF042 chromosome 12, meerkat_22Aug2017_6uvM2_HiC, whole genome shotgun sequence:
- the CDS2 gene encoding phosphatidate cytidylyltransferase 2 produces the protein MTELRQRAVREPDAPPEDKESESEIKVDGETASDSESRAEAVSLATSADDTPEVLNRALSNLSSRWKNWWVRGILTLAMIAFFFIIIYLGPMVLMIIVMCVQIKCFHEIITIGYNVYHSYDLPWFRTLSWYFLLCVNYFFYGETVTDYFFTLVQREEPLRILSKYHRFISFTLYLIGFCMFVLSLVKKHYRLQFYMFGWTHVTLLIVVTQSHLVIHNLFEGMIWFIVPISCVICNDIMAYMFGFFFGRTPLIKLSPKKTWEGFIGGFFATVVFGLLLSYVMSGYRCFVCPVEYNNDTNSFTVDCEPSDLFRLQEYNIPEVIQSVIGLTTIWMYPFQIHSIALSTFASLIGPFGGFFASGFKRAFKIKDFANTIPGHGGIMDRFDCQYLMATFVNVYIASFIRGPNPSKLIQQFLTLRPDQQLHIFNTLRSHLADKGMLTATTEDE, from the exons GAATCAGAGTCAGAAATAAAGGTAGATGGAGAGACTGCATCGGACAGTGAGAGCCGAGCGGAAGCTGTTTCTTTAGCAACCTCTGCAGATGATACCCCAGAGGTCCTCAACAGGGCCCTTTCCAACTTGTCTTCAAG aTGGAAGAACTGGTGGGTGAGAGGCATCCTGACTTTGGCCAtgattgcattttttttcatcatcatttaCTTGGGACCAATGGTTTTAATGATCATT GTGATGTGTGTTCAGATTAAGTGTTTCCACGAGATTATCACTATTGGCTACAACGTCTACCACTCCTATGATCTGCCCTGGTTCAGAACCCTCAGCTG GTACTTTCTACTGTGTGTAAACTATTTCTTCTATGGTGAAACAGTGACGGATTACTTCTTCACTCTGGTCCAGAGAGAGGAGCCCTTGCGGATTCTCAGCAAATATCACCGGTTCATTTCCTTTACTCTGTATCTAATAG GATTCTGCATGTTTGTACTGAGCCTGGTCAAGAAGCATTATCGACTGCAGTTCTACATG TTTGGCTGGACCCATGTGACATTATTGATTGTTGTAACGCAGTCACACCTAGTGATCCACAACCTGTTTGAAGGAATGATCTG GTTCATTGTCCCCATCTCTTGTGTCATCTGTAATGACATTATGGCCTATATGTTTGGCTTTTTCTTTGGTCGGACCCCACTTATTAAG CTGTCCCCGAAGAAGACCTGGGAAGGCTTCATTGGGGGCTTCTTTGCTACAGTGGTGTTTGGCCTGCTG CTGTCCTATGTGATGTCCGGGTACAGATGCTTCGTCTGCCCCGTGGAGTACAACAATGACACCAACAGCTTCACTGTGGACTGTGAGCCGTCGGACCTCTTCCGTCTGCAGGAGTACAACATCCCTGAGGTGATCCAGTCGGTCATCGGCTTG ACAACAATCTGGATGTACCCCTTCCAGATCCACAGCATTGCCCTCTCCACTTTCGCCTCGCTCATCGGCCCCTTTGGAGGATTCTTTGCAAGTGGATTCAAGCGAGCCTTTAAAATCAAA GACTTTGCCAATACCATTCCTGGCCATGGAGGCATCATGGATCGCTTTGACTGCCAGTATCTGATGGCCACCTTTGTCAACGTGTACATTGCCAGTTTTATCAG GGGCCCGAACCCAAGCAAGCTGATTCAGCAATTCCTGACCTTGCGTCCAGATCAACAGCTGCACATCTTCAACACCCTCAGATCTCACCTGGCTGACAAGGGAATGCTGACAGCCACCACGGAGGATGAGTAG